One Silene latifolia isolate original U9 population unplaced genomic scaffold, ASM4854445v1 scaffold_407, whole genome shotgun sequence DNA segment encodes these proteins:
- the LOC141639473 gene encoding jasmonate-induced protein homolog, whose protein sequence is MASMQVGRGACSDVKAKQMQFGTRATMNNKTPSSLMTLDRCINWFGSPSTGAFPDNIPNNANSKFLHVRDGELGSMAAVQYSSPPNESGFPCAWILAFYAPADNTSPSTPNRVYVACGTKERMDLISWDQILQNLEEGSTTSEAHDSYSKTSVDAQIYDPVPNTATLNANFGFMA, encoded by the exons ATGGCATCGATGCAAGTTGGAAGAGGAGCATGTTCAGATGTTAAGGCGAAACAAATGCAATTTGGCACAAGGGCCACAATGAACAACAAGACTCCTTCAAGTTTGATGACATTGGATAGGTGTATCAATTGGTTCGGAAGTCCTTCAACAGGTGCCTTTCCTGATAACATTCCGAACAATGCTAATTCCAAATTCCTTCATGTGAGGGATGGTGAATTAGGTTCCATGGCTGCCGTACAGTACAGTAGCCCCCCTAACGAGAGTGGCTTCCCGTGTGCATGGATCCTTGCATTTTATGCTCCTGCTGATAATACCTCACCTTCAACTCCTAACCGG GTTTATGTTGCTTGTGGAACCAAAGAGCGCATGGATTTGATCAGTTGGGACCAAATCCTTCAAAATCTGGAGGAAGGTTCGACCACATCTGAAGCTCATGACTCGTACTCGAAGACGAGTGTCGATGCCCAAATCTATGATCCAGTCCCAAACACTGCTACCCTCAATGCAAATTTCGGATTTATGGCTTAA